Proteins co-encoded in one Flavobacterium fluviale genomic window:
- the pbpC gene encoding penicillin-binding protein 1C, translated as MKNKLKAFFQRIINWIKKNKIKSAIAFLLLLIYYFSIPRTLFKEPYSTVIESKEGELLGAKIARDGQWRFPAQDSVPDKFKKCIVYFEDEYFYKHPGFNPGAMINAFKQNRKAGKVVRGGSTLTQQVIRLSRKGKNRTYFEKLVEIILATRLELGYSKNEILEMYAAHAPFGGNVVGLEMASWRYFGVQSNQLSWAENAVLAVLPNAPSLIYPGKNQIKLLNKRNRLLLKLNQEGIIDKQTYELAIEEPLPQKPYDLPQIAPHLLQRVAKNEEGTRVKTTIDHALQSRVNQIARYYYNQYKQNEVHNLAILVVDVQNRNVISYVGNSPADADHQKDVDIIDAPRSTGSILKPLLYGAMLDDGELLPNTLVADIPTQISGYTPQNFNLTFDGAVPAHRALSRSLNIPAVLMLQDFGVNKFYEELQKFKLKNINKTPDHYGLSLILGGAESNLWDLCRTYANLSSTLNYYTKNQGKYRTNEFSELNYKNDFKPDFGSETNQKNILGAGSIWLTYNAMEEVNRPEGDEAWKFYDSSLKIAWKTGTSFGNRDAWAIGTNSRYVVGVWVGNATGEGRPTLTGVTSAAPILFDVFNLLPRQRWFETPYNDLAEVEVCRLSGYLAKENCPKIKQWVSKKGKSTKVCPYHRTIHLDKTEQFQVNSSCESIENIVTKNWFVLPPVMAWYYKSQHIEYLPLPPFKEGCEGTQTTTMDFIYPKANSKIYLTKDFNSNVQPVILKVAYSERDKELFWYVDDVYKATTKTFHELPITPTTGIHYITVVDASGNEIRRRIEIVRE; from the coding sequence TTGAAAAATAAATTAAAAGCGTTCTTTCAGCGCATTATCAATTGGATAAAAAAGAATAAGATAAAATCAGCAATTGCATTTCTGCTCTTGCTGATTTACTATTTTTCGATACCCCGAACTTTATTCAAAGAACCTTATTCAACAGTTATAGAAAGCAAAGAAGGAGAGTTGCTTGGAGCAAAAATTGCCCGTGACGGACAATGGCGTTTTCCTGCACAGGATAGTGTTCCAGATAAATTCAAAAAGTGTATTGTGTATTTTGAAGACGAATATTTCTATAAACATCCCGGCTTCAACCCAGGTGCGATGATCAATGCTTTTAAGCAAAACCGAAAAGCAGGAAAAGTGGTTAGAGGAGGGAGTACCTTAACTCAACAAGTAATCAGACTTTCCCGAAAAGGAAAAAACAGAACCTATTTTGAAAAACTGGTAGAAATTATTCTCGCTACCCGATTAGAATTAGGTTATTCCAAAAATGAAATTCTCGAAATGTATGCTGCACACGCGCCATTTGGAGGAAATGTTGTGGGATTGGAAATGGCTTCGTGGCGTTATTTTGGTGTACAGTCCAATCAATTATCATGGGCTGAAAATGCTGTTTTAGCCGTTTTGCCAAATGCACCAAGTTTAATTTATCCTGGAAAAAATCAGATTAAATTACTAAATAAACGAAACCGACTTTTATTAAAATTAAATCAAGAAGGCATAATTGATAAGCAGACTTATGAACTTGCAATAGAAGAGCCTTTGCCTCAAAAGCCGTATGATCTTCCTCAAATTGCACCTCATTTATTGCAGAGAGTGGCCAAAAATGAAGAAGGAACAAGAGTAAAAACTACAATTGACCATGCATTGCAAAGTCGGGTTAATCAAATTGCAAGATATTATTACAATCAGTACAAGCAGAATGAAGTGCATAATCTTGCCATTTTGGTAGTAGATGTCCAGAATAGAAATGTAATAAGTTATGTGGGAAATTCTCCAGCTGATGCAGATCATCAGAAAGATGTTGATATCATTGATGCGCCAAGAAGCACAGGAAGTATTTTGAAACCACTTTTATATGGTGCAATGTTGGACGACGGCGAATTACTGCCAAATACTTTAGTAGCAGATATTCCAACGCAGATTTCGGGATACACTCCTCAAAATTTCAATTTAACATTTGATGGCGCTGTACCTGCGCATCGTGCTTTATCACGGTCATTAAATATTCCGGCAGTTTTAATGCTTCAGGATTTTGGAGTAAATAAGTTTTATGAAGAACTTCAAAAGTTTAAATTAAAAAACATTAATAAAACACCCGACCATTATGGTTTGTCGCTTATTTTGGGAGGTGCTGAAAGTAATTTATGGGATTTATGCCGAACGTATGCCAATCTATCTTCAACATTAAATTATTATACTAAAAATCAGGGAAAATATAGAACCAACGAGTTCTCGGAATTAAATTATAAAAATGATTTTAAGCCTGATTTTGGCTCAGAAACTAATCAAAAGAATATTCTAGGTGCAGGATCAATCTGGTTGACATACAATGCAATGGAAGAAGTCAACAGGCCTGAAGGGGATGAAGCGTGGAAGTTTTATGACAGTTCGTTAAAAATTGCCTGGAAAACAGGAACGAGTTTCGGGAATCGTGATGCGTGGGCAATTGGAACAAATTCGAGATACGTAGTTGGAGTTTGGGTTGGAAATGCAACAGGCGAGGGAAGACCCACTCTAACAGGAGTTACCAGTGCAGCGCCTATTTTATTTGACGTTTTTAATTTATTACCAAGGCAAAGATGGTTTGAAACCCCTTATAATGATTTGGCTGAAGTTGAGGTTTGTCGTTTAAGTGGTTATTTGGCAAAAGAAAATTGTCCCAAAATCAAACAATGGGTTTCTAAAAAAGGAAAATCGACAAAAGTTTGTCCGTATCATAGAACAATTCATTTAGATAAAACAGAGCAATTTCAGGTTAATAGCAGTTGTGAGAGTATCGAAAATATAGTAACTAAAAACTGGTTTGTACTGCCTCCCGTTATGGCTTGGTATTACAAAAGCCAGCATATTGAATATTTGCCTTTACCGCCATTCAAAGAAGGATGCGAGGGAACGCAAACCACAACAATGGATTTTATTTATCCAAAAGCAAACAGTAAAATTTACTTAACCAAAGATTTTAACAGCAACGTACAGCCTGTAATTTTAAAAGTGGCCTATTCTGAAAGGGATAAAGAATTGTTTTGGTATGTAGATGATGTTTATAAAGCAACAACCAAAACATTTCACGAATTGCCTATTACGCCAACGACTGGAATTCATTATATTACAGTTGTAGATGCTTCTGGGAATGAAATTAGAAGAAGGATTGAGATTGTTAGGGAATAA